From a region of the Mycobacterium intracellulare ATCC 13950 genome:
- the ripC gene encoding peptidoglycan hydrolase RipC, producing MRLDSSCLVARVLTRSALGTLAGFAILCSVVIAPSWADPAQDAMAKLNELSRQAEQTTEAMHSAQLDLNDKLAAQRAADKKHNDDQAAVDAAKAHLASYQNSVNNLAAAAYMGGRVDGMQAILTAGSPQGLIDKLAVQRVMATQMASQMKSYRIAGEQAAKAERESAKSAADAKSAAEQAAAVRASLQSKQSQLQVQIAVVKSQYMSLTADQRTALANPAPAAVPAAAPPAPGAPAPEAAPPGPGQAPGEAPPPGGMPGMAPGGGVGGGDRATVVQAALTQVGSSYVWGGAAPGGFDCSGLVMWAFQQAGISLPHSSQAMAHGGQPVSLSDLQPGDVLTFYSDASHAGLYIGDGMMIHSSTYGVPVQVVPMNSSGPIYDARRY from the coding sequence TTGAGGCTTGATTCTAGTTGCCTGGTTGCGCGTGTCCTGACACGTTCGGCCCTAGGGACGCTAGCTGGCTTCGCGATTCTGTGCAGTGTGGTGATCGCCCCCTCGTGGGCGGACCCGGCCCAGGACGCCATGGCAAAACTCAACGAGCTGTCGCGCCAGGCGGAGCAGACCACCGAGGCGATGCACAGCGCCCAGCTCGACCTGAATGACAAGCTGGCCGCCCAGCGTGCCGCCGACAAGAAGCACAACGACGACCAGGCCGCCGTCGACGCGGCGAAGGCCCATCTGGCGTCGTACCAGAACTCCGTCAACAACCTGGCCGCGGCGGCGTACATGGGTGGTCGCGTCGACGGCATGCAGGCCATCCTGACCGCCGGTTCGCCGCAGGGGCTGATCGACAAGCTCGCGGTGCAACGCGTGATGGCCACGCAGATGGCCAGCCAGATGAAGAGCTACCGCATCGCCGGCGAGCAGGCCGCCAAGGCCGAGCGGGAGTCCGCGAAGTCCGCCGCCGACGCCAAGAGCGCGGCCGAGCAGGCCGCCGCGGTGCGAGCGAGCTTGCAGTCCAAGCAAAGTCAGCTGCAGGTGCAGATCGCGGTGGTCAAGTCGCAATACATGTCGTTGACCGCCGACCAGCGCACCGCGCTGGCCAATCCCGCACCCGCCGCCGTCCCCGCGGCGGCGCCGCCGGCGCCCGGTGCCCCGGCGCCGGAAGCGGCACCCCCAGGACCCGGGCAGGCGCCGGGTGAGGCCCCGCCTCCAGGCGGCATGCCCGGTATGGCTCCCGGCGGTGGGGTCGGCGGCGGTGACCGTGCCACCGTCGTGCAGGCCGCGCTGACCCAGGTCGGCTCGTCCTACGTATGGGGCGGCGCCGCGCCCGGCGGATTCGACTGCTCCGGACTGGTGATGTGGGCGTTCCAGCAAGCCGGCATCTCGTTGCCGCACTCCAGCCAGGCGATGGCCCACGGCGGTCAACCCGTTTCGCTGTCGGACCTGCAGCCCGGTGACGTGCTCACCTTCTACTCCGACGCCTCGCATGCCGGCCTGTACATCGGTGACGGCATGATGATCCATTCCTCCACCTACGGTGTGCCGGTACAGGTCGTGCCGATGAACTCCTCGGGCCCGATCTACGACGCCCGCCGTTACTAG
- a CDS encoding DUF4157 domain-containing protein yields MIVAAAVPFDAERSSRIRPPQLITPARSQASASTKSIVVGDRTVRLLGLGGPSSERLLFRVASDMGAAIGAVEAFWGLDWPREISIVAAGTDEEFRAAAGGGPAAQWADIAAATVSDRIDPVRRVALGQRIVFAPGAANMSAASLRIVLAHELFHYAARADTVADAPRWLTEGVADFVGRPPTPVPKEGLLPMTLPSDADLDVPGAPRSLAYDRAWWFARFVADTFGAPKLHDLYLATCGLRRADMATAAHDVLDTSEAGLLTAWRQWLTH; encoded by the coding sequence TTGATCGTGGCCGCGGCCGTGCCGTTCGACGCCGAACGCAGCAGCCGGATCCGGCCCCCGCAGCTGATCACGCCCGCGCGCAGCCAGGCCAGCGCCTCGACGAAGTCGATCGTCGTCGGCGACCGCACCGTCCGGCTGCTGGGCCTCGGCGGCCCGTCCAGCGAGCGCCTGTTGTTTCGGGTGGCCTCGGACATGGGCGCCGCGATCGGCGCCGTGGAGGCGTTCTGGGGCCTCGACTGGCCACGGGAAATCTCGATCGTCGCGGCCGGCACCGACGAGGAATTTCGCGCCGCCGCCGGCGGGGGACCGGCGGCGCAGTGGGCCGACATCGCCGCCGCGACGGTCTCCGACCGGATCGATCCCGTTCGCCGGGTCGCCCTGGGCCAGCGGATCGTGTTCGCGCCGGGTGCGGCCAACATGAGCGCGGCGTCCCTGCGAATCGTGTTGGCCCACGAGCTTTTTCACTACGCCGCACGCGCGGACACCGTTGCCGACGCGCCCCGCTGGCTCACCGAGGGCGTCGCCGACTTCGTCGGCCGCCCCCCGACGCCGGTGCCCAAGGAGGGGTTGCTGCCCATGACGCTGCCGTCGGACGCCGACCTGGATGTGCCGGGGGCGCCGCGCTCGCTGGCCTATGACCGCGCCTGGTGGTTCGCCCGGTTCGTGGCCGACACCTTCGGGGCGCCGAAGCTGCACGATCTCTACCTGGCGACCTGCGGCCTCAGGCGCGCCGACATGGCGACCGCCGCCCACGACGTGCTGGACACCAGCGAGGCGGGCCTGCTCACCGCCTGGCGCCAGTGGCTGACCCACTAA
- the pimB gene encoding GDP-mannose-dependent alpha-(1-6)-phosphatidylinositol monomannoside mannosyltransferase, producing MSRVLLVTNDFPPRPGGIQSYLGEFVGRLVEAGSHSVTVYAPHWKGSDAYDEAAGYRVVRDPGTLMLPGRAVDARMRRLIADDGIETVWFGAAAPLALLARRARGAGAKRVVASTHGHEVGWSMLPVARSVLRRIGDDTDIVTFVSRYTRSRFAPAFGPKASLEYLPSGVDTDKFRPDPAGRAALRRRYGLGERPTVVCVSRLVPRKGQDMLIKALPSIRRRVDGAALVIVGGGPYLESLRTLARDCGVADDVIFTGGVPAAELPTHHALADVFAMPCRTRGAGLDVEGLGIVFLEASASGVPVVAGKSGGAPETVRHNETGLVVDGCSVTEIADAVTELLTDRDRAAAMGAAGRDWVTAQWRWDTLATRLAGLLG from the coding sequence GTGAGTCGGGTCCTGCTGGTAACCAACGACTTTCCGCCCCGCCCGGGCGGCATCCAGTCGTACCTCGGTGAGTTCGTCGGCCGACTCGTCGAGGCCGGGTCGCATTCGGTGACGGTGTACGCGCCGCACTGGAAGGGCTCCGATGCCTACGACGAGGCGGCCGGCTACCGCGTGGTGCGCGATCCGGGCACCCTGATGCTGCCCGGCCGGGCGGTCGACGCCCGGATGCGGCGGCTGATCGCCGACGACGGCATCGAGACCGTCTGGTTCGGGGCGGCCGCGCCGCTGGCGCTGCTGGCCCGGCGAGCGCGGGGCGCGGGGGCGAAGCGGGTGGTGGCCAGCACGCACGGCCACGAGGTCGGCTGGTCGATGCTGCCGGTCGCGCGGTCCGTGCTGCGGCGCATCGGCGACGACACCGACATCGTCACGTTCGTCAGCCGCTACACGCGGTCCCGGTTCGCACCCGCCTTCGGGCCCAAGGCTTCGCTGGAATACCTGCCGTCCGGGGTGGACACCGACAAGTTCCGGCCCGATCCCGCCGGGCGTGCCGCGTTGCGTCGGCGCTACGGGTTGGGCGAGCGGCCCACGGTGGTGTGCGTGTCTCGGCTGGTGCCCCGCAAGGGCCAGGACATGCTCATCAAGGCGCTGCCCTCGATCCGGCGACGCGTCGACGGGGCCGCCCTGGTCATCGTCGGCGGCGGACCCTACCTGGAATCACTGCGGACGCTGGCCCGCGACTGTGGGGTGGCCGACGACGTGATCTTCACCGGCGGCGTGCCGGCCGCCGAACTGCCCACGCATCACGCGCTGGCGGACGTGTTCGCGATGCCCTGCCGCACCCGCGGCGCCGGACTGGACGTCGAGGGACTGGGCATCGTCTTCCTGGAGGCCTCCGCGAGTGGCGTGCCCGTCGTCGCCGGAAAGTCCGGGGGAGCCCCGGAAACCGTGCGGCACAACGAAACCGGGCTCGTCGTCGACGGTTGCTCGGTGACCGAGATCGCCGACGCCGTCACCGAGTTGCTGACGGATCGGGACCGGGCGGCCGCGATGGGCGCGGCCGGGCGCGACTGGGTGACGGCCCAGTGGCGCTGGGACACCCTGGCGACACGGCTGGCCGGGCTGCTCGGCTAG
- a CDS encoding AMP-dependent synthetase/ligase, with amino-acid sequence MREYSVPARFPVDDDDNIAAMVFEHERDDPNFVIYQRQVDGEWTDVTCAEAAGQIRSAALGLIALGVQAGDRVSIFCATCYEWAILDLAILAVGGVTVPIYETSSAEQVRWVLQDSEAVLAFAETDEHAAMVTELTAELPALRRVLHINGSGPKALDQLVEAGESVEPAELTARLEGLRAADPATLIYTSGTTGRPKGCQLTHSNLLYETRGAKESLPTLLDEGQRLLIFLPLAHVLARSLTLSAFANKVTVGFTSDIKNLLPMFAVFKPTVVVSVPRVFEKVYNTAEQNAANDGKGRIFAMAVQTAVDWSEASDGGRRGPVLRAKHALFDRLVYRKLRAALGGDCHASVSGGAPLGSRLGHFYRGVGLTIHEGYGLTETSSAITVNQVGNVKIGTVGTLLPGNSMRIAEDGELLVRGGVVFSGYWRNEQATADAFTDGWFKTGDLGVLDDDGFLKITGRKKEIIVTAGGKNVAPAVLEDRLRAHPLISQAMVVGDAKPFVGALITIDPEAFDGWKQRNQKGSGASVADLATDPDLVAEVDAAIKDANQAVSHAESIRKFRILPVDFTEDTGELTPTMKVKRNVVAEKFTSDIEAIYEKD; translated from the coding sequence GTGCGTGAGTACAGCGTCCCCGCCCGCTTTCCGGTCGACGATGACGACAACATCGCGGCGATGGTCTTCGAGCACGAGCGCGATGACCCGAACTTTGTCATCTACCAACGCCAGGTCGACGGCGAGTGGACCGACGTCACCTGCGCCGAGGCCGCCGGTCAGATCCGCTCTGCCGCACTGGGTTTGATCGCCCTGGGGGTGCAGGCGGGCGACCGGGTGTCGATCTTCTGTGCCACCTGCTACGAATGGGCGATCCTCGACCTGGCCATCCTGGCGGTCGGTGGGGTCACGGTGCCGATCTATGAGACGTCGTCGGCCGAACAGGTGCGCTGGGTGCTGCAGGACTCCGAGGCGGTGCTGGCCTTCGCCGAAACCGACGAGCACGCGGCGATGGTCACCGAGCTGACCGCCGAACTGCCCGCCCTGCGCCGGGTGCTGCACATCAACGGGTCGGGCCCCAAGGCGCTCGACCAGCTCGTCGAGGCCGGCGAGTCGGTGGAACCGGCCGAGCTCACCGCACGCCTGGAGGGCCTGCGGGCCGCGGACCCCGCGACGCTCATCTACACCTCGGGCACCACCGGGCGGCCCAAGGGCTGCCAGCTGACGCACTCCAACCTGCTGTACGAGACCCGCGGCGCCAAGGAGAGCCTGCCGACGCTGCTCGATGAGGGCCAGCGGCTGCTGATCTTCCTGCCCCTGGCCCACGTGCTGGCGCGCTCGCTGACCCTGTCCGCGTTCGCCAACAAGGTGACCGTCGGATTCACCAGCGACATCAAGAACCTGCTGCCGATGTTCGCGGTGTTCAAACCGACGGTGGTGGTGTCGGTTCCGCGGGTGTTCGAGAAGGTTTACAACACGGCGGAGCAAAACGCCGCCAACGACGGCAAGGGGCGCATCTTCGCCATGGCCGTGCAAACCGCCGTCGACTGGAGCGAGGCCTCCGACGGGGGCCGGCGGGGGCCGGTGCTGCGCGCCAAGCATGCGCTGTTCGACCGGCTGGTGTACCGCAAGCTGCGCGCGGCGCTGGGCGGCGACTGCCACGCGTCCGTGTCGGGCGGGGCGCCGCTGGGGTCGCGGCTGGGGCACTTCTACCGGGGCGTCGGCCTGACCATCCATGAGGGCTACGGCCTGACCGAGACCAGCTCCGCGATCACGGTCAACCAGGTCGGCAACGTCAAGATCGGCACGGTCGGAACGTTGTTGCCCGGCAACAGCATGCGCATCGCCGAGGACGGCGAGCTGCTGGTGCGCGGCGGCGTGGTGTTCAGCGGCTACTGGCGCAACGAGCAGGCCACCGCCGACGCGTTCACCGACGGCTGGTTCAAGACCGGCGACCTTGGTGTGCTCGACGACGACGGGTTCCTGAAGATCACCGGGCGCAAGAAGGAGATCATCGTTACCGCGGGCGGCAAGAACGTCGCCCCCGCCGTGCTGGAGGACCGGCTGCGGGCCCATCCGCTGATCAGCCAGGCCATGGTCGTCGGCGACGCCAAGCCGTTCGTCGGCGCGCTGATCACCATTGATCCCGAGGCGTTCGACGGCTGGAAACAGCGCAACCAGAAGGGATCCGGCGCGTCGGTGGCCGATCTGGCCACCGATCCCGACCTCGTCGCCGAGGTGGACGCGGCCATCAAGGACGCGAATCAGGCGGTGTCGCACGCCGAGTCGATCCGCAAGTTCCGCATCCTGCCCGTCGACTTCACCGAGGACACCGGGGAATTGACGCCGACGATGAAGGTCAAGCGCAACGTCGTGGCCGAGAAGTTCACCTCCGACATCGAGGCCATCTACGAAAAGGACTGA